In the Leisingera caerulea DSM 24564 genome, CCCGATTGCCACTACGAGGCCGAAAAGACGACGCTCAGCGTAGAGGAGGTCCGCGCCGCTTGCCGCATCGACAATCCGGCTCTGCCGCCCGGGTTCTCCGCGAAAGCCGCCTACGACAAATGGGGCAACGAGATCCATTCGGACGGGACGCGCAGCCGCGGCCCGCTCTTCAATGACCCCGGCGCCAGGAAGATCCTTGCGGAAGCCGGGATCCTCTACGACGGCACCTTTGGCTTCGGCTGAGCGCCGTTGCGGCGAACAGCTGCTTGCCGCATGCTGGCCTGGCGCCAGCACAGCAACGCAGACCTTCAATTTCGCGAACGGCCATTCAAAAGGAGTTTCCCATGAGCCTGCTCGAAAAAATCCGCGCTGACGCGCTTGCAGCGCGCAAGGCCAAGGCGCCCGAAGCGGGCGGCCTTGTGACCCTGATCGGCGAAATCGACACCAAGACCAAGAGCTTCAACCCGGCACGCGAGATGACCGATGAAGAGGTCGTGGGGGTCGTGAAGAAGTTCCTCAAGAACATCGGCGAGACGCTGTCTCACGCCGGAAGCCGCGCTGACGGCAAGATCCTGGCCGAGAAGGCCGCCCTCGAACAGTATCTGCCCGCGCAGATGTCTGATGAAGAGCTGCGGGCCTTCGCTGAAGCCAAAGCTGCCGAAGGCATGAACATGGGTCAGATCATGGGTGCGCTGAAAGCGGAACGCGGCGGCCAGTATGACGGCAAGAAGGCCTCGGGCATCGTGAAGGCTGCCCTGGCGGGATGATCCATTGGATCGTCTCCCGGCAAGCGGCCTTCCGGCTTGCCGGGCTGAGGACCGGCCGCAGGAACCTTCTTGAGGCGATCCCGGCTTCTGGCGGCATCTTGTCGATTGCAGAGTGGGACGGCATTGAGGCCATCCTG is a window encoding:
- a CDS encoding HNH endonuclease gives rise to the protein MSDPLLDRPAFKAAVFARDNHACVICGAPADAAHHILERKLFRDGGYYLSNGASLCPDCHYEAEKTTLSVEEVRAACRIDNPALPPGFSAKAAYDKWGNEIHSDGTRSRGPLFNDPGARKILAEAGILYDGTFGFG
- a CDS encoding GatB/YqeY domain-containing protein, translated to MSLLEKIRADALAARKAKAPEAGGLVTLIGEIDTKTKSFNPAREMTDEEVVGVVKKFLKNIGETLSHAGSRADGKILAEKAALEQYLPAQMSDEELRAFAEAKAAEGMNMGQIMGALKAERGGQYDGKKASGIVKAALAG